The Luteolibacter rhizosphaerae genome has a segment encoding these proteins:
- a CDS encoding IS3 family transposase codes for IPATRAQARLMVFDYIETFYNPVRLHSSLGYQSPVEYEQSLNRN; via the coding sequence ATCCCCGCCACCCGCGCGCAGGCACGGCTGATGGTCTTTGACTACATCGAAACCTTTTACAACCCGGTGCGCCTCCACAGCTCGCTGGGCTATCAATCGCCCGTGGAATACGAACAATCCCTCAACCGCAACTAA